One genomic window of Garra rufa chromosome 2, GarRuf1.0, whole genome shotgun sequence includes the following:
- the LOC141325451 gene encoding uncharacterized protein, protein MSKIKLTAEELKKRHLSAKITARDRANEFRNEFYEDGGMMFCKSCQHSVDYLRRQTALEHLKSARHKNRKQSSVASFRTQTLASCISKTSSTAERKEFIFDFIKTFIEADIPLEKTSKFSQFLQKYCKQGGSVPAPSHLRSDYLPQVFPQYLEDIKQAVHRSPVYVIADETTDACGRCVLAILLQPVGKPPVAADLIFLDRVNFSTVSQAVISCLNTNNINFNDIWAFVTDSASYMKKAYNTILHGLFPNASHVTCVAHLLQLVLEVFPDKFEELNRMCALVKRVFCQSPKRRLELRAFMMQQGLSPLMPVFAVQTRWGSWIKAVQYLAENIDILQGFIPTLPPTSKAVRDLGVLLEGNGKLLKVQASFIVEHSADILATLTKLEETSTPTAASIFSQLEDLSMLFDYGSTADAEGWRPKTREQLKELNEDERYNCSELFKQAMAECSTKLQAVIERHPCTELFKVLPIFDPAKVSGLKPDIKD, encoded by the exons ATGTCCAAAATCAAACTAACTGCTGAAGAGTTAAAAAAACGTCATCTGTCTGCAAAAATTACGGCACGGGACAGAGCAAATGAATTCCGTAATGAGTTTTATGAGGATGGGGGGATGATGTTCTGTAAATCCTGTCAGCACTCCGTCGATTACCTGAGGCGACAGACGGCACTGGAACATCTCAAATCCGCTCGCCACAAGAATCGAAAGCAAAGTTCTGTTG CATCATTCAGAACACAGACATTGGCCTCCTGTATATCTAAGACTTCATCTACAGCTGAAAGAAAGGAGTTCATCTTTGATTTTATTAAGACCTTCATCGAAGCTGACATCCCTCTGGAAAAAACTTCAaaattttcacaatttttacagaAGTACTGCAAACAGGGAGGGTCAGTTCCTGCTCCATCTCACCTACGCTCTGATTACCTTCCACAAGTATTTCCTCAGTATTTGGAGGACATCAAGCAGGCTGTACATAGAAGTCCTGTCTATGTAATTGCTGATGAAACAACTGATGCTTGTGGCCGTTGTGTCCTTGCTATTCTCCTCCAGCCAGTGGGCAAACCACCTGTTGCAGCAGATCTAATTTTTCTAGATCGTGTTAACTTCAGCACTGTATCGCAGGCTGTCATCTCCTGTCTTAACACCAACAACATCAATTTCAATGACATATGGGCTTTTGTGACTGATTCTGCTAGTTATATGAAAAAGGCATATAACACAATTCTCCACGGCCTATTCCCCAATGCCAGTCATGTCACCTGTGTGGCACATCTGCTGCAGTTGGTTTTAGAGGTGTTTCCAGACAAATTTGAAGAACTGAACCGGATGTGTGCCCTGGTAAAGCGGGTTTTCTGCCAGTCACCCAAACGTCGCCTTGAATTGAGGGCCTTCATGATGCAGCAGGGCCTGTCTCCTCTCATGCCAGTCTTTGCTGTCCAGACAAGATGGGGATCCTGGATAAAAGCTGTGCAATACCTGGCAGAAAATATAGATATATTGCAAGGCTTCATCCCAACTCTGCCACCGACCTCTAAAGCTGTGCGGGACCTAGGAGTTCTATTAGAAGGGAACGGAAAGCTCCTGAAAGTCCAGGCCTCCTTCATTGTGGAGCACAGCGCCGATATCCTTGCCACCCTAACCAAACTGGAAGAAACCTCCACGCCCACAGCTGCCAGCATCTTCAGCCAGCTGGAGGACCTCAGCATGCTCTTTGACTATGGCAGCACTGCAGATGCTGAGGGTTGGCGTCCTAAGACTAGAGAGCAACTGAAGGAGTTGAATGAGGATGAAAGGTACAATTGTTCAGAGCTGTTTAAGCAAGCAATGGCAGAATGTTCCACCAAGCTACAGGCAGTGATAGAGAGGCATCCTTGCACTGAACTATTCAAAGTCCTCCCAATCTTTGATCCTGCCAAAGTATCCGGTTTAAAACCTGATATTAAGGATTAA